The Nitrospiria bacterium genome contains the following window.
CTTCACCGATGGATCGGCGCATTGTACGGGAGTGGCTGTATGTGATGATAAGGGACATCCCAATAGAATATTCTACCAGGGGCAGACGGCACACTTCTTTTACGAATTTGAGATCGTGGGAAAGATCGATAAACCGTCCGGCGGCCTGGAATTTTGCGATTCGAGGGGCGACGTCATCCACGGGAAGAACACGATCCAGTATGGAACTAAAATGCCGGACACGATTAATCCGAATACAAGATTGCGCTTTCACCAGACCATCAAAATGGAAGTGAGACCCGGAGTGTATTTGTTCGGCGTCGGTCTTGCTTCGATCGATCAGGCTTCTTTCGTGAAATATTGCGATGGCCTTATGTCTCATGAAGAATTTAACCGTTTGATTAAAGAACACGCTCGGTGTAGAAATGTCGGATCATTCGAGGTCAGGTTGATGCCGATGGGCAGGCTTTTGCATTATGGGGTTTCTAATCTTCCGGGTAATTGCAGTGTTACGGTCGTGGAATCCTCGGCGTCCGATGCCCGTCCCGCTCTTCTACATAAGGATGCGAAAATTTCAGACCCGACGATTTTCCATGTGACGCACTGGAAAGCGGGATCGCAATGGATTTACAGAATTTTACAGGAGTGTGTTCCCCATCTCATCGTGGCTCCGGAAGTGGGAGAACACCAATTTCTTCGTTGGCCGATAAGGCCGGGGATGGTGTATCCTACCGTCTATGTCACCCGGCAACAGTTCGAGAGCGTTCGCCTGCCGCAGAATTGGAAGCGTTTTGTTATCATGCGGGATCTTCGAGATACGCTCGTTTCCGCTTATTTTAGCATGAAATTCAGCCATCCGATCAGCGAGCCAATGCTGGCCCTATGGCGTTCGAAGTTGCACTCGATGGACCTGGAAGAGGGACTCATTTATCTCATGGACGAGTGGCTGCCCGGTTGCGCGCATATTCAAGTTTCATGGCTGGAAGCCGGGGATCGCTTGATCCGCTATGAGGATTTGTTGGACCATGATCTGGAGATTTTGGAACCCTTGTTGCTCGATGAATTCCGATTGCCGGTTTCCCGTGCCCGGTTCAAAAATGCGGTTTTAAAAAACCGTTTTGAAAAAATGACGGGGGGGCGACGCCAGGGAGATGAGGATATCTTGGCCCATGAGCGGAAGGGCGTGGCCGGCGACTGGAGGAATTATTTTACAAGGAACCTAAGCAGGTCTTTTAAAGCTCGTTACGGCGGACTGCTGGTCGAAACCGGATATGAAAAGGACTTAAACTGGTAATGGGTCGATTTTGATGAAACAAGTCATTCTATCGGCGGACGAAGTTCTTGGCGGCTATGAGGCGGTCGGTCAACTCTATCCTTATATACCGCCGATGAGCCTATGGCGGGCATGGGAATATGCGGCCTATCGGCGCTACCGACTTGCTGAACCGGTCTTGGATGTGGGTTGCGGGGATGGAAAATATTTCCGGCTGATTTGGCCTCAGATCAGGGATGTGATCGGCGTCGATATGAATCCGGAGGTGGCCCTTGCGGCGAAGCAGTCCGGAGTATACCGTGAAGTACATGTGGCTCCCGCCCACCGCTTGGCTATTCATTCCGGACGTTTTGCTTCCGCTTTTGCAAACTGTTCTCTTGAACATATGGATCATCTCCCGGTGGTGCTCGAGGGCATCTGCGGCTCCCTTTCTCCCGGCGGGACCTTTCTACTCAGTGTGGTCACGGATAAATTTACCGAATGGGCTACACTGCCCTTGCTTGTCAATCAGATCGGCCAGACAGAGCGAGCGAGATCCCTGCAGGCTGAATATGAAGCTTATCACCATCTGGTGAACCCGTTTCCTCCAACCGTCTGGGCAGAGCAGTTGGAAAAGGCGGGGTTTGAGGTATTGGAGCATATCCCCATCATTCCGGAAATGACGAGCCGCTTATTTTTGTTTTTGGATCACTTGTGGCATGTCAAAACGTCCTACGGTGAAATAGGGGATTGGATGCACCCCTACTTGATGACTTTATCGAATTTTCCTCAAGCATTCCGGGAAATATTTCATGGGACTTTGCAAATGGAACGGGACTGGTCCGTGGGCAGCGGAGCGGTGTTCTCGGTACGGAAGAATAAATGAATGAATCGCAGCCGTGCTGGTGTGGAAACAAAAGTCTGGTCAGCTTCTCGCCGGAGTACTTGAAGTGCGCTTCCTGCGGGACCTTGGTTTCCACCTGTTTTCCAAAATCGGATATTGGGAAGGTCGTTGACGACGAGAAGGATTTTTATGGACGAAATTACTGGTTTTCCCACCAGGAAAAAGACCTTGGATTCGATAATATAATAGCTCGATCCCGCACCGACCTCTCCGAACGTTGTCTTCATTGGCTGCGGTCCGTCCTCAAGTACAAATTGCCGCCCGCCGAGATTCTTGAGTTGGGAAGCGGCCATGGCGGCTTTGTCGCATTGCTTCGCCAATGCGGTTTTAACGCCACCGGGCTTGAGATCAGTCCTTGGGTGGTGGACTTCGCCCGCAAGACCTTTGGTGTGCCGATGCGGCTTGGACCGGTAGAGGATCAAAAGATTAACCCCGGCTCGCTGGACGTTATCGCCTTGATGGATGTCCTGGAGCACCTGCCCGATCCGGCCGGCACGATGCGATGTTGTCTGAAGCTGCTCAAACCGGACGGCATTCTTGTCATCCAAACGCCTCGCTTCCCGGGGAATAAGTCTTACGACGAGATGGTATCTGATAAGAATCGATTTTTGGAAATGTTGCAGAAAGAGGAACATCTTTATCTTTTCAGTGAACAATCCATTTGCCGATTTTTCCATGATTTGGGATGCGACTGC
Protein-coding sequences here:
- a CDS encoding Wzt carbohydrate-binding domain-containing protein, encoding MINELFWPSPEAFLELDDSNHFTDGSAHCTGVAVCDDKGHPNRIFYQGQTAHFFYEFEIVGKIDKPSGGLEFCDSRGDVIHGKNTIQYGTKMPDTINPNTRLRFHQTIKMEVRPGVYLFGVGLASIDQASFVKYCDGLMSHEEFNRLIKEHARCRNVGSFEVRLMPMGRLLHYGVSNLPGNCSVTVVESSASDARPALLHKDAKISDPTIFHVTHWKAGSQWIYRILQECVPHLIVAPEVGEHQFLRWPIRPGMVYPTVYVTRQQFESVRLPQNWKRFVIMRDLRDTLVSAYFSMKFSHPISEPMLALWRSKLHSMDLEEGLIYLMDEWLPGCAHIQVSWLEAGDRLIRYEDLLDHDLEILEPLLLDEFRLPVSRARFKNAVLKNRFEKMTGGRRQGDEDILAHERKGVAGDWRNYFTRNLSRSFKARYGGLLVETGYEKDLNW
- a CDS encoding methyltransferase domain-containing protein, which encodes MKQVILSADEVLGGYEAVGQLYPYIPPMSLWRAWEYAAYRRYRLAEPVLDVGCGDGKYFRLIWPQIRDVIGVDMNPEVALAAKQSGVYREVHVAPAHRLAIHSGRFASAFANCSLEHMDHLPVVLEGICGSLSPGGTFLLSVVTDKFTEWATLPLLVNQIGQTERARSLQAEYEAYHHLVNPFPPTVWAEQLEKAGFEVLEHIPIIPEMTSRLFLFLDHLWHVKTSYGEIGDWMHPYLMTLSNFPQAFREIFHGTLQMERDWSVGSGAVFSVRKNK
- a CDS encoding class I SAM-dependent methyltransferase — protein: MPPAEILELGSGHGGFVALLRQCGFNATGLEISPWVVDFARKTFGVPMRLGPVEDQKINPGSLDVIALMDVLEHLPDPAGTMRCCLKLLKPDGILVIQTPRFPGNKSYDEMVSDKNRFLEMLQKEEHLYLFSEQSICRFFHDLGCDCLLFEQAFFPHYDMFVIVSQIPTALHSKEEIDRGLSSTRGGRIIQALLDKDESSRQVAKRLQESEADREARLEQINELTRRL